gtaattatcaaattattaaaaaagaaaaagaaaaaagggaggcTCAATTCCTGTTATTGCccatgtataattttaaagagCCTTGTGGTTTATCTGACACTCCTTTATTTCCAATGGAgacatctagggttcaaatcccccctcccccaaccattgaactatcaaaaaaaaattgtatattcgCTGCTCAGCACTCCactttccttgtattttgtatGTTGTCCACATGTTGCTCCTTTGATCTCTGTGAAATGCCTTGGCatttatcttatatatttatttttatgcagaCTGATGAGAAATATCGATGCAGTGAGACTGGCTATCGTATCCCTTTGAAATGTGTAGAAATTAAAGATAATTCAAAGAACAGAAATGGGAATGGGAAAGGGAAAAATTCTCGGAACAGTCGATCTACTCTGGAAATCTCTCACGGCAATGAAATATTACTTGCAGAATCTCTTGATGCTGGAGAACTCACTACTTCAATGAAACATAGAAGTTTACTGGAGGATCCATCAACACCAGAGAGTGGACCGCAAGCCTATATTACTTATAGAAGCTGTTTACCACCAGTTAATGAAGAGAAGATGTCAGTGCTTGAGTTTGAGGTATGTGTCATTATCTTTTATCATCCCTCTTTTCTTGTAGTATTTTATTAGTTGATTAGTTCATACGCTTGATTACTTTTAACAAGAATAAAAGCATATAATATAGGAAGTAggggatttttcttttattttgaactaAATTTGGACAGCTTAAAGGGTAGTGTCCTATTGGAATGTGACCAATTTGACGATGCTATTGGTCTATTTGGTTGTGGCCTACTAGTATCAATCTTTTGATTTCAAACAGAATGCGCACTTTATAATCCcatgctcttttgttttagccTTTGAGGCATTgattagtattatttttctttactttgaaCTTGTATGCATCATGAGCATCTGAATTGTGattcatgtttttattatagCCGTGATTGTTTTGATCAAATAAGTTACTTAAGCAAAGAGTGTTGACTATCAAAAGGCAAACATAGAAAGACATGAAAGTTCTTGACTTCTTATGAGAAGTCATGTAAGGTCAGCATAATCTATTGGACGAGATATCTAGGGCTTCTTGAATACCATAAGTTAACATTTTAAACAGCGCATTTCATGTGTTGAGTTCAAATACAAGCTCAGTTAACTTTATATGTGTTTTTACTTGCATTGTTAAAAAGGGAAGAACATGATTATTTGTGTGTTGTCTCGTATTTTCTGTGCCACTCTGGACAGGGGATTGTGTTGTGTTTGTTGCTCGTTAGCAGTTCAATTATATACTTCAGAAGAAAGCGGACCATTTCCATGACTACTTTTGGAGCAGGGAGGATCCAGACCAACTCTAGGTTTTGATTCAGAAACCTGTGGGTATGAAGAGTTGCTCCGTTTGAAGCCAATTTGTAACAGTAACTGAGTGATGTTAGGCTATTGATTTTAGAAAGAATCAAACCAAGTGTTCACTATATGCTGCCCACAGTTTgttcctctttatttttttcccaatttccTATACctaaatgataatttttcctttgattttttcttcTGTAATATATAAAGCCATATTTACACGAGGTCCACATGCATCTTTAATTTTGCtgttcaagtcaaaattttcaatcctGATCTTCTGGGCAGTGACGGATATGTTGATTGGCCTCTCTTCTCATGTGTTTATGGCTTCCGAGTGTGTAGATGCTATCCAAATACGTATTATAATGTGCAATGTTTGGGGTATCTGAAAAAAATCCATTTGGGAACTAGTTTGATGGATGCGAATTTTGCAAAAACAAGAGTAAGCGCAGGAGCAGATCGTTGTGGTAGACTCAGGCCCTCGTAGAACAATGTGTAAAATGACCCCAAGTTGGCCATCCATAGGTCATATGATTTAGGATATGAAGGAAGAGGCCAGAGTTTAGGAGTGgagtttaataataaaatacaaaatctcTGATCTCATCCCGACTCTAACACTAGAATCCCCAATTCCTTAAACAAGAGCTTCAAGTTCAAGACCCACAAAATCCATTCGACCAACCCCCAATCCAAGATGACTCAGAAACAATCTCGGTTCTCTCTCCCCAAACTACTGACTCTCACTTGTCCTCTTGCCAAGCTCCAAAGCGCAGCAAGAACAACTCACATAAGAGAAGCTTTTGAGGCAGCACTGTTTGTGCAAATCAGATGATTTTAAGAAGAGTTGGAGATTGGAATGAAGGGgatggaggtggaggtggagggtTTCACCGACAGAGAGGGAAAGTGAGTGGTGAAGCGGCAGTGACGGTTGTTTGAGAATTTAGTTGGAGAGTGAGATTGCAAATGGGTGTGTTCAAAATTAAAGCTTTGTTTGATTTCAAAGGAAATCCATCAATCAAAGGAACTCGATTGATGGTGAGAGTTGGAGATTTGGGGTGGTGTTTAAAATGCAATCATATATTGTAAATGGGCGttattcaaaattgaaaattttagtgaTTTTGTAAGGGAGTCAGATCACTAGCGGGGCCAAGTGTTAATgagggtggtcacaggaccaccctgaattttttttttttttttttttttttaatataacttaaaagattttgagttttaaattaatatgggtCTTTTGACCACTCTAGAAGAAAAATTTGATCAATCTAAAAAGAACACTTGAACACCCTTAATAACAATtgaacccattaaaaaaaaattcaacctctCCAAAAATTTTGTCCGTtgaatgttgaaaaaaaaattgtaagatatgttatgttcacaacattttcataatatttttgtaaCAAATCTTATATAACAGGTTGTTCTtaatgaatagaaaataatttcaatggtaagtttaaattagaaccaataaaaacttataacctatgttttgttgtgaaagtattgcaaaaatTCTGTGAACATAactgtggggaccggcccagaataacaagttggctgggccttgggcccgtccgaggacaatCCTGTCCGAAGAGACGCGCGGCCCGTAGATCCCTGCCCAAGCCAACTGGGCAAAGAAAACACGTCCGAGGggtaattcctcctcggacatcccAAAGTCCAGATCAATGATGCACTCCCGTTACTGTAGCCCTCActccaaacacataaaaagaaagaaggctcAAAATATCCTAGCAAAGgttgtcaccaccacattaaatgcaccacaactactctcctgaccgcattaatgaggagaagacccctgaacagtgttaccttggtcactgcaacttacaaagaactggtaagggcgtctgatgggacagatgCTCAAGTGgatgtttggatgatcaacaagagTAGGGCCCAGATGATAGGGGAGAGCCTATATTATATGTAAGAGTcccccagaaaaaaaaaaaaaaaaaaaaaaaaaaaaaaaaaaaaaaaggaggatggTGAGAACGAGACGCTCCTCGaactaagtccgaggagccaaacctCTTAAACCccatccgtgtaaggcttagccatacaggccaaacccaccttcgtatgggcttccatgaaaatcatGACTAAACCACCgtccaacgaccaaggtccagcctttccaaacccactctctacaaatcacaTTGTCTGgaccctttacatacgagcccaacgtcatccttgggtcgtgaaaaatcgtgtccctacaattggcgccgtctgtgggaaggttTGCGCGTTGGCGCGGCTGGCGGTGGAGTCAAGTCTATATCGAGCAGAGGTCCGCGAAGTTTCTTCCATTTCTAGCAACATGCAGTTGTTACTCCAACGTAAACTCCCACTGGGGGCTACGTCTCGCAGTACCAATGGCAcgggcagctctaggggcttccaacctCAAGCTAACTCTCCCCACCTTGGTCGAGGGGCTAACCTtcgaaaaaactacaagttttggacagaaccaaagccttgcatagtcctcggactcaagcctatgggggaaaccaactacttaaaagcaaaactttaagttttggacagaaccaagaccttgcatggtcctcggactcaagcctatggggaaaccaactacttaaaagcaaaactacgagttttggacagaaccaaggccttgcatggtcctcggactcaagcctatggggaaaccaactacttaaaagcaaaaatacaagttttcgacagaaccaaggccttgcatggtcctcggactcaagcctatggggaaaccaactccTTGAAAGCAAAacttcaagttttggacagaaccaaggccttgcatggtcctcggactcaagcctatggagaaaccaactacttaaaagcaaaactgcgagttttggacagaaccaatgccttgcatggtcctcggactcaagcctatggggaaaccaactacttaaaagcaaaactacgagttttggacagaaccaaggccttgcatggtcctcggactcaagcctatggggaaaccaactacttaaaagcaaaactacgagttttggacagaatcaaggtcttgcatggtcctcggactcaagcctatggggaaaccaactacttaaaaccaaaattacgagttttggacagaaccaagaccttacatggtcctcggactcaagcctatggggaaaccaactacttaaaagcaaaattacgagttttggacagaaccaagtcctgcatggctcctcggaccacagacttaggggaaattattacttatggccactattcatagttttaaacagaacctaagttctgcatggctcctcggaccacagacttaggggaaattattacttaagggaAATCATTTCGAGGTGTGCGCGCGGCCCAGCACTATTGCAACCCATATTCAAGTTCGCCGCACGGCATCCTTTTTATCTCaatcatttatatttatatacaccATTGCAAACGTTAAATAAAGGGATGGTACCAGCATACATCCatagaaaacaaagagaacatTCTACATTAATATTCCGAGGTCAatacaaagagaggtccttacaaaagaacacaaaaacagGGCtactctcattcaaaaaaaaaagaggggaagcacaaaaattaaaagcctaagagctaagccttagcaggaggGTCCTTCTTCTGctctggctgaggaggaggagcctcGGAGATAGAGTCCATGGCGGGATCCTTCGCTTTATCAGGCACGGGGGCGGCATCAGGCACCTCCAAGTCCTGCTCAAAAGCTGCTTGGACGCcatcaggattctctcggatctcctgagggTAAAAGACGTTCTCAGGCAGTCTCAGCGCTGAATCCGCAGGAAttcctgcagcatcaagggcatgagcccatgaaatGCTGCAGTATTCCCTAcacacctcggggatctcctcggatagcctggccttcGTTTCTTGGACCCCGAGCTGATGATGAGCTTTCTTTTCAACCTCTgcagcctctcggatcagctgggcctcTTCTTTAACCCGCCTCATCTCATCCTGAGCTTCCTGCAGAGCGGCCTTGAGATCCAATACATTTTGTTGCTCAGTAGCGAGACTGGTTTCAGTTACGTACAATTTTTGGCGCTGATCCTCTGCTTGCGTTTCAGCATTCTTCAGGCCAGCCTCCGCCCTCTTGCGCTGTTTCTCTAATTCTTTGAACTTCTCCGTTAGTTCAAAGATTTCTTGCTTGAGAGACCCCACGGTCTTCTCCACCTCAGCCCGAGATTGAACCTCAGCTTCAACCAAACTGCGGTTGCTACGGCAAAACTCCTCAGCCACAAACACCTACTGGGTGATctaccaacaaaataaaaccagGATTAGGACAGAATGCAACAATGTTGATGGCTTGATAAAAGGGTGCAAGAATGGCTTACCATCGCAAGGTCCCTCTTAAGGGACAGAAAAAGCTCGGGCTGGGAGAACCGCCTgtaagcctccatatcccgaggaaggagcaCTGGCTGCTCCAGGGCCTCAGCTATGTAGCCTGTTCTGCCCCTGTTATACTCGCGAACAGAGGCAGTATAGGGGATAGCAACCCCGTCTAGCTCCATCTTTGGACTCCATGCGCGGGGATTGACGCGCATCTCAGCCCGATTCTCCTCATCCCGGCTCTTCGTGGAGTTAGCCCTCTTGCTCCTTTGTCCCCAAGTGGCCTTTTGCTGCTTGGCCAGGCGGGGGGCCACTTCACCCTCCTCAGGAATGTCAGCCGGCCTCTTCTTTTTTAGGTCAGGGTTAACCTTGAGGCCAGAGTCAGAAGGAACCTGAGGGGCGATTGGAGGAGGGTCCTGGGTTTGTACCTTGGCAGGCGCCTTTGAGGACTGACCCTTTCCTCGGCTGGACATTAGTTCTCGCAAAGACTTTCCCCTACCAGCCATATCGCTTGCTTCCTCGTCTGAAGAATCGTCCGAGCGAGTTATAATGAATGGACCACCAGCCACGGAGTTGCGATCTTGCTCTCCTTCAAGGTCCGAGAGCTCAACTACGGGGGCTTTGTTAacctcctcctcaaaataaaactcgtctatttcctcctcaagggaaagacgagatgattcggcCTCTTCCTCGGCTGGCGCGGCGACTTCAAAATCTTCTGGAGGCGGTTGCACGACCGGTGGAGGATCCCGAACTCCAGGTAGCACGACTGGTTTAAGATCTACTCGGGCCAAACACCCAGgcttggacacgtcaatcctagctaACCGGGGGCTACCAGCTCTAATGGCGTGGCCAACGGGTTGGAAAGCACGGTTTAGtggttgatagcccaaaaccAAATGACACGCACGCAGCTGCCCGTCCTCGTGGACGTAGATTTCTGACCTTAAGAGATAATTTAGGGCTGGAACGTTCACATGGCTAAGCTTGGGAGCAACCAAAGCTTTATCTGCAATACAGCCGAGaagaaaattagaattaaaCTAAAAGATTTATGATAAGCGGAAAAGAGAGTAAGTCCGAGGAGCTAAGCCCCTCCCCTAAAGGATTGGGCCTAAAGGCGCCACACCTGGGGTTCCTGCCTGAGTAGGACAATGAAGACCATCACTCCATTCTCCTGAGGCAATGAGGAAATCATCCTTCatagtcttattggatatgggAAGACAGGAGATTAGCCTAACCATCTCAGATCGAGATTTAAGGTAATACCCTCCATTCTCGACgtagtggcactcgtacatgcGTACCACATCATGCCAAGTCAGACCTAGACCCATTCGCTTGTTCAAGACGTCTATGCAACCTAATaccctaaacatgtttggagcgcaCTGGTGTGACATCAACCTATGGTGGAACAAGTAGTCTCgagtaatcctacgcatggggaGCGTCATTCCCCCTTGAATAAAGGCAATAATGGGAATGACTACTTCACCCACTCCTCTATCTAACAGTACTCCTTCTGGGGGACAGTACCGCAGAACCACCCCCGGCGGGAtatggtattttgccctaaaggcctccatggcAGCCGGAGTGTCTACTAGTtttttgaatctacccatcttaGCTGAACTGGAGGAATGGAAATAAAGACCGAGGAGAAAAACTAATCCGAGGAGGAAATCGAAGCGACAAAGCGAATGGAACTTACAGATATCTTCTTAAATGACCGGTGAGGTGATCGGAAATCTTTTCTATGGAGGGCACTTCGCAGAAACGATTCTGAAGATTTGAAGGAAGGAGGTGCTCAAGGATTTCTGGGCGCTGGAGTTCTCTAGAGCTCTCTGTTCTGATGTgcggataaaaaagaaaaaaggagccTCTCAGGCGCTTTATATAgcaggagggagagagaaaaaaccctTCCCACTCACGAATTCAAGGAGCAATGCTGGCTGTTTGATCCACATCTCGCCGTTGGATGAAGGAGACATAAACCTATTTGGAGTAAATGGTCGCGCCTCGTAACTTGTGGCGCGTCAAAAGTAACTGCCCATGCGCGCAGACCAAGAGGTCATCCGTTCCATCCTTCATAAATGTCAAAACCCTGCTTTTTTCCTCGGAGGGAGATCAAagccggagttttgaggggctattgtggagaccggcccagaataacaagttggctgggccttgggcccgtccgaggacgatcctgtccGAAGAGACGTGCGGCCCGTAGATCCCTGCCCAAGCCAACTGGGCAAAGAAAACACGTCCGAGGggtaattcctcctcggacatcccAAAGTCCAGATCAATGATGCACTCCCGTTACTGTAGCCCTCActccaaacacataaaaagaaagaaggctcAAAATATCCTAGcaaaggctgtcaccaccacattaaatgcaccacaactactctcctggccgcattaatgaggagaagacccctgaacagtgttaccttggtcactgcaactcacaaagaactggtaagggtgtctgatgggatagaTGCTCAAGTGgatgtttggatgatcaacaagtgtagggcacAGATGATAGGGGAGAGCCTATATTATATGTAAGAgtccccacccaaaaaaaaaaaaaaaaaaaaaaaaggagaatggTGAGAacgagacgctcctcggactaaccGAGGAGCCAAACCTCTCAAACCccatccgtgtaaggcttagccatacaggccaaacccaccttcgtatgggcttccatgaaaatcatGACTAAATCGCCgtccaacgaccaaggtccagcctttccaaatccactctctacaaatgacattgtctgggccctttacatacgagtcCAACGTCGTCCTTGGGTCGtgaaaaatcgtgtccctacaataacacttctcaaaaattgtttaaacaaacatattagcctaaaatctcaaatcaaatgtttaattgtgat
This genomic stretch from Quercus lobata isolate SW786 chromosome 3, ValleyOak3.0 Primary Assembly, whole genome shotgun sequence harbors:
- the LOC115978902 gene encoding uncharacterized protein LOC115978902; the encoded protein is MTPSPPLSLLFFFFLSITVQTQLFQTVCGREEIEKGIGRRGLLSFIETPKGSNVSFECSPSGPCISCLYSEKTDEKYRCSETGYRIPLKCVEIKDNSKNRNGNGKGKNSRNSRSTLEISHGNEILLAESLDAGELTTSMKHRSLLEDPSTPESGPQAYITYRSCLPPVNEEKMSVLEFEGIVLCLLLVSSSIIYFRRKRTISMTTFGAGRIQTNSRF